The genome window taggaaaatgagttcttggCTGAAGGAAAAATTCTGTGCAGCAACCGAAAAGCTATTAGGAAGAaaattggagaaaccaagaGTGAAGATTGAAATTTGCAGCTTGCTATCGATATTTCTTAGAGAATAATGTCGAGAGGTATACAATATAGATTTAACCTGAGTTTACATGAGGTTTAGCTGAAGAAAATTTAGATTAAACGCTGACTCTTAACCTTCGGTGCTCTCAACATCCTTTCTCTCAACTTTCGGTGTAAAGCTGTGCAAAGTTGTGTAAAAAGACAATATAACTTTCGGTGCTCTTGAGGTTGATGGCAAGCTGCCCTCCAGCCCAATCCCTTTCTTCTCCCACATTccaaaagaaatctttttctGAACTCTTTGGTAATGCAGCTTCTCAGCCCATTTTGACTATCAACGCAGTGTCTTCGACTCATCGGGGGGAACCTGCGATTCTTTTTCTCAAACTGATTTGGCCACACTTGCTGCTCCATACAAATTTGCTTTGGTTGGTAAATTTTCTAAGGGTCGTCCTTCCTATGGAGGATCTCAGGAAATTCTTCTTATCTCTTGATCTAAAAGAGGCTGCTAAGGTAGGTCTTTTAGACTCCAGACATGTAGTGATTAACTTGGGGAATGAGGTGGATTTTCATCGGATTTGGGCTAGAGGTAAATGGTCTCCTGCTTTCCATGTGGACAAGGAGCCTTCGGTGGTTCCAGTTTGGTTTAAGTTACCAAAATTGCCGCTGCATTCCAGATTGCGGGCGTTTTGGGGAATCCTTTGTTTGTAGATACTGCAACCATGGTGGCTTCCAGGCCAAGTGTTGCTAGGGTATGTGTAGAAGTAGACTTGTTAAAATCTCTTACTCCTAGGGTGTGGATTGGTAATGGTGATCATGAGGGATTTTGGCAAGCTTTAATTCCAGAAAATCTGCCTAAATATTGTTCCCATTGTTTTAAGCAGGGACATATCCAAGATGATTGTCATATGCTATATCCGGATCTTAAAATTCAGAGACCGTTAGCTTCCAAGAAACAGGATGGTCATACACGCTTTCAACCTACTTCTTCACCTGGCTTGGGCACAATAGGCAAACAGGATGATCACTCTGGGAAAGAGGTGGATCCAATCATTGTGCCTGCTACTACGGAGGAGGATGTGGGTGTGGTTGATAAGGAGGGGCCTTCAAAAACTCCTAAAGTCACGACTCCTTTTGTTGAAGACGCAAATATTTGTACTGGGATTTTCACAGAACCTGCTACATGTTCATGTTCTGATACTCAGGCGGTGGTGTCTCAGCATGATCTTGATGGGCTGGAAGATACTATAACGGTGGCTCCCACTGTTGATCCCTCAAACAGGCAAATTGACAATTTGGAACTTATGGCTGGAAAGGAAAACCAGCAAGCCCGTTCTGCTCGTCAGCTGGAGCAGAATACGCTTGTCATTGATATATCTCATTGTGGTGTGCTGAAGGATTTGCTGGCAAAACAATCATCTGCGGTTGCGGATATCTTTAATCTTGACCCGATCATTCAACAAGTCAGTGAAAAGCTCCAGCATGAGGAAGGTTTACAGGTGGTTACGCATGGCAAACCGAAATGTAGGGTGAATTCTTAgtttatgatgaaaaaaaaaaaaaaggattctaCAATTGAGGCGATTTTTGGAGGTTGTTCTACAAAtggggggtcttcgcattccgGAAATGCGAGTTCACAGAGCTCGCATTTCGTGAATGCGAGCTCTGTGAGGAATATAGTGAATATAGTGAATCAGTGAATGATATTAGTTCTTTTACCACTAATTTGGGTTGCAAATAATGTTTGGTCCTGTACAGTGGTTAATGCTCCGGCATTTCTTAAGCTTGGATTCTTTGAATTCTCAtggtcttcattttttttttttcaatttccaaCTTCAGGTATTGACTACTCAAACCTGGATTTTTTTGGAATATTCTcgatttttcatttctttctcagTTATTAGTACGTAGATTACTGTAGCTGAACTCCTACAAATTTATGTGAATGGGTTGcccattttttagaaaatttttatattatttcttAAACACTGTTGTCCAaccaaaattttacttttccaacataTTATCTCTCTATAGTATGTCACTAAAATACGACACCATTATTCTTAAATAAGGTTTCCAAATatactaaatttcaatttaaacGTAAGTCTTGTTGATGCTTACATGTCTGGTCTTTCTATTTATTGCAGTAATAAGGGAGGTGTCCAAAATAAAGGAAAGGGAGGTGGCCAATGGTTCAAGGAATGGGAAGCTCGCATTTCGCGAATGCGAGCTCTACACAGAGCTCGCATTTCGCGAATGCGAACACCCCCTTCGGAATATCTCATCAAAATCActccttttgtagaatttttttaaaattcatcataaaattagaaatttccCCCGAAATGTATCAGGCTAAATTTTCATCTGATCGTTCGCTGCGATCGAAAGCCAAGGTTTCCTCAAACTCTTCCTCTTCCTTGTCTCAATGATTAAGTTTATGTTTTGGAATATTAGGGTGTATCTCGCGCCCCAAATTTTCGGAGATTGAGATATTTGGTAAAACACCATTCCATTCAACTAGTAGCTATTTGTGAACCAAAAATTCAAGTTGCAGAGATCCATTCGATCAGGATGAGACTTAATATGGATCACTCTGTATTTAGTAGTACGGGTGatatttggattttttataAAGCCTCTATTTTTTGTCGTATAGTTGGAGAATCTAATCAACATTTGTCGTTACAAATTGATTCTGCAATATTTGCTGTCcctattattttttcatttgtcCACGCCAAGTGTACTGCCCTTCAACGAGTAGAATTATGGAATAGCCTTCTTGTGGACAAACCGACTTAGTCTGCCTGGCTTCTTGTGGGGGATTTTAATGTCATTGTTTCGGAGGAGGAGAAAAGGGGTGGGGTGCCGTTTAGACCAGAGGAAGGTTCGGATTTTTTGAACTTTATGTCTCAAGCTGGAATTTTTGATGTGGGGTATTCAGGGTCTATTTTCACATGGTGCAACAATAGATATGGTCGGGCGCGTATTTGGAAGAGATTAGACAAGTTGCTTATGAATCAAGTTTCTCCCAATTTAGGCTTAGGTTTTGCCGTACAACATTTGTGTAGAGACCCATCAGATCACGCTCCATTGTTATTGTCGGCTCTTACAAAATTGGATAACAAGCCAAAGCCATTTCGTTTTTTGAATTTCTGGACATCTAAACCAGAACTGTTGGACGTGGTTAGGTGCAATTGGAACAGGAATTTTTTAGGCCCACCATTAAAGGTCCTTGCAGCCAAGCTTTGGAATGTAAAGGTGGCATTACGAATGTGGTTGCGCGAGGTTTTCGGTGATATCTTTGAAGCTGTAAAGGTGGCGGAACAACGTGCTCTCAATGCTGAGTTTAGTTATGATGTTGATCCGTCTGAGGCAAATTTAGTTGTATTACACGAAGCACAAGCCCAGCTAAGGCGTTCACATGCACTTGAGAATATGTTTTGGCAACAAAAATCTAGGATTAAGTGGTTAAAGGATGGCGATAGGAACTCCAAGTATTTTCATTCTGTGGTGGTGGAATGACAAAGCACATCATTAATCCATCGCATCAAGTCGTCTGCTGGGAAGTGGTTGGACAGTACATCTGATATTGAGGGAGAGGCTGAATCGTTTTTTAAACATTTGTTCACGGCTGAATCATATGCTCAATCCTTTGAAACTCTTGAGGTTATCACTAAATTAATTACTTCACATGATAATGTGATCTTGGAGAAAATCCCATCCAAGGAAGAAGTTAAGTTGGTGGTGTTTTCTATGGATGGTGATAGCTCGGCTGGTCCGGATGGCTTCTCGGGTAAGTTTTTTACGTTTGCATGGGACATTGTGGCTGAGGATGTATATGCGGCAGTTATTAGTTTTTTTGTGGGGAGGTTTTGCCTAGAAGTATCTCTTCAACTTCAATAGTGTTGATTCCAAAGTTGCATTCTCCACAAGACTTTACACAATTTCGTCCTTTAAGTTTGTGTAACTTTATCAACAAGGTGATCTCAAAGGTTTTATCGGATAGATTGTCTTGTCTCCTTCCTAAGATTATTTCGCCTCAACAGAGTGGATTTGTCAGAGGAAGGCAAATTTCAGATAATTTTTTGCTGGCTCAAGAGCTGATTTCAGGAATTTGGCAGTCTAATCAGGAGGGGAATGTGGTTTTGAAGTTGGATATGGCTAAAGCTTACGACAGAGTCTCATGTCTCTTTTTGTTGCAAGTACTGTGACGCTTTGGTTTTGGTGAGCGGTGGATCGATATGATTTGGCGATTGATTTCCAATGTCTGGTTTTCGGTTCTTATTAATGGCTCCCCATGTGGTTTTTTCCAGTCAACTCGGGGACTGCGCCAAGGAGATCCCATTTCGCCGACTCTTTTTATTATTGGGGTAGAGGTTTTATCTAGATTGCTGAATTCTTTGGTAGGACAGAGAGGTTTCCTTCCCTTTAAGGTCCCTCTTTCATACCCTATTGTCACGCATCTAGCTTATGCGGATGACGTGATTATTTTGTGTAGTGGAGTTAAGCGTACTTTGAAGAAAGTCATGAATGTTTGGAGAACTATTGTAGTGTATCTGGTCAGCAACTTAACTGTCAAAAAAGCTGCTTTATTGATCATGATGCTTTGACTTTACCTCGTAAATGTGTCATTTCACAAATCTCTGGTTTTCATGCCAAGTCATTTCCTCTTAGATATCTTGGCTGAACTCTCTCCTCAGGGAGAAGGAAAAGCAGTTATTTTTCAAATATCTGCACTTCAGTTGCTAAGAGAGTTTTGTCTTGGAAGGAGAAGCTTTTGTCGTCTGGAGGGAGGTTAGTGTTACTCAAAAGTGTTTTATCATCTTTGCCTATACATGTCTTAGCTGCTTCGACTCCTCCGAAGGGTGTTCTCCGCACCCTTGAGAAAGCATTTGCAAATTTTCTATGGGGTACGACTGAAAAAGGGTCTCGGTATCATTAGATTGCATGGGATTCATTGTGTAAGCCGTATGCCGAAGGGGGTGTGGGAGTGAGGGCTTTGACTGATGTGTTTGATGCCTTTTCATTGAAGTTATGGTGGTCTTTAAGGCAACGTCAGTCCCTTTGCGCTGAATTTATGCACACCAAATATTTACATAAATTGCATGTTTGCGAAGCGGAATTTCAGCCATTACAATCGGTAACTTGGAAGAGATTGGTTACATATCAGTCTTTGGCAAATTCCCATATTCAATGAGTGTTGCAGAATGGCTTGATAAACTTCTGGCATGAGAATTGGACTGGTACAGGTCCTTTGTGTCAGCAGATCGAGATTTTTGGAGATCACACAGTGGCGGATTTTGTTTTAAATGGTCACTGCAACATTCCAATGCTACGTCAATGGCTCCCAGAAAATATTGTATCAACGATTCTACAAATAACTCCCCCTGATGTTTTTTCTAATCAACCTGATAGGATGGTGTGGGATTTAGAAATTTCTagttcattttccttttcttcagcGTATAAGGTGGTTCGCAACGTTGCCAACACGTCAACCTTTTCATCTAACATTTAGGTGAAGGCCTTGCCAGCAAAAATCTCATTCTTTATGATGAGGATGCTATCTTGGAGACTGCCGGTGCAGGATGTGTTGCAGCGCTTTGGTATGTGCGGACCATCTCGTTGTGTTTGTTGCCAAAATCCTTGGTTGGATTCTATTGATCATGTTTTCTATACAGGTGAAGTCCCTCGCCAAGTTTGGCAATCGTTTCAAGTAGAGATTGGCGAGTTTGCCACTCCTTCAATGGTAAAGCATGCAGTCATTCAATGGTGGTTGTGGCCAGCTAAAAACATGAAGCTTAAATTGGTTTATCAGCTTCTGCCATCGTTGATTTGCTGGCAActttggaaagctaggaatACTGCGATTTAGGAAGGCAAGGTGTTGTCGGTCATGCAGATTCATACTTTTGTTCTTTCTGATCTCTATGATATTTTCCAATTACATTTTACAGACATGGGAGTTGGAAGGTACTCGTGGCCATGTTTTTACTCTTCACTGGTGAGTTGGAAAAAAACATTTAAGTTCATCCTGGTTAGGTGGATCCCTCCATTCTTGACGATATGTAAACTGAATACCAATGGTTGTTCTCTAGGTAATTCGGGAAGGAGTGGTTGTTGGGGGGGGTTTGAGGAATAGCTCGGGGATGTTTTTGTTAGGTTTTGCGTGTTATTGGGATGTCATGTCGAGTTTACATTCAGAGTTGAAGGCTTTGTTATTTGGAGTTAAGCTTTGTGTTATGTGAGGTTTCTTTTGCTTGCATTTGGAATCAGATTCTTTACTTCTAGTCCAAATGGTTAAGGGGGTTAGTAGATGTCCATGGGGTTTGCAACGAGAGCTGGATCAATTGCTCACTTTTAGGCATTTCTTTCAATCCGTCACTCATTGTTATCGTCAAGCGAATGTGCCTGCAGACCGCTTATCTAAGGTTGGAACTGAGTTAGAGTCCAATATAGTGTATGATTCATGGTTGCAATTGCCACGATTGGTTCGTGGAGACCTCAAGTTGGATAGGTTAGGTTATCCTAATTTTCGGGTTTACTAAACTTTTGGATTTCTGGAATGGAACCTAGGACGTCCACaatcattcaaaaaaaaaagtgccggAAAAAATTCTAAGATGACCGAGGCTAAGGAGCTGGAATTTTAACGCGTGTAACAAGAATCTAGTTTAATCTAAAAGGAAAGGAATGAAAAGTTCACAAGCCTTAATCTTTAAATTTGGGTTGAAAATAGTTTAACGTTAGTTTAAACACCTCACAAGACCTTTAAATTTGAAGTACATGTATATCTCccttgtttgagttgataaaattgATAAATATCGAAGAGAAATATAATAATGATTTGCTGGAATTTCACATCTTGTTTAATAAGATAAGGAACTTGGTTTCTAGTGATATCAACCTTAAATTGGTGAGATTTTAACTCTTAAAACTTCTTTCCTTACACATTAGAACTTTAGAACTTATGTTTGGGATTGTACATAAAATTCTTAATCTTAAAAGTGTAAATCAAATGGGAGTTTTAAGTACTAGATTGCTTGGATTAGTTGAACTATGTTTAGAGAATCCTAAAACTCTAAGTAAACTTATTAGAATTCACATTGAGAATACTTGAATAATTGTAGTCGTTATTTACCTCAGAAATTGAGAGTGATCAAGGGTTTAACCCAAAAAATGAAGCTTAATCGACCATTAACGGTGAGTGTTTTCCGAATTATGTGTTAACTGTTTATGTGTGCTTATTATGAAATATTGCTAAGTGATTCATTGCGAAGTGTTTTCAATTGTCCCTCGCCTTCTAagtcgagggtgtactttatcgcacttgacttAGTTGAGcttgaaggttgataattgatcAAGTAATATTGTAAGTGTGCATGACTGTAAGCCGGGTGTGTACTTTGTCACACTGGCTGAACTAGGCCCCAAAACCCTCtgttcaacggactattcgagccagcaaagggcttggtcgggtaggacggtagctttgggtaagtgtttcggtatactcgagtattaccacagaGTAGCAAATCACTGATATTGATATGACCATTTAAGTGAGGGAagtgtttattgttttggaggttataaggaggagttcggtggagtgtgtagtgcattgaagtggctctaatgcgagcaccgtatccttttaaaagtGATTGTTTAGTGAAGTGTTTCATCAATTGCTTAATGAAAGTGATTATACAGTGAAATTAAATGTGcactacttgcttaattgtactGATTTAAGTGCTTATTGATTGTTGCTTGCATGGAAACCTCacgggcgtaagctcacccttttacctttgttttccttacaggagtcgGAGATTGAAGAGTGATTGGATTGAACTAGAAAGGTATTTTAGGAAGATCTGTTATTTTGTGTATATAGTGTAGTCATGGtctcttttgaattttgagaCGGTTGAATTTTTGTTTGAGTTGGTGTGATATTAAGATTGGATATTTAGAAcaggtattttgtttcttttattgggCAAATTTATGTTTCAAACTGATTGGAGATGTACTTAAGAGTGAATGTTCAGTTGTCCAATGGTAATGTTATCTATGAAGTTAAAGTGAgtaagtgagtcctgacgagagctagACGGGCAATCCGCTAACTtctagggtatgccctaggagaaggtggggcgtcacaagtggtatcagagctcttaatgagctcaagccgggagagggttctcggattGTGGGGAATGGCCTGTTGAGTTTGAAATGAATTACCATTTTTATggaaaattagatatgtatgttggatgggaatctcaaatataggtgatttactcttgggactggccagcctgaGTTATGAATTATCTTATTGTCAGATTCTTGTATCCGAGTACCAGATATTTCATTCAATGGTGTATTTGCAAAATTGGAAAGAATTTAGCATATTGTATTATGACGTGACTAGAAATCAtgactaaatttggaaaagtAGAATCGAAAGGATCAAGTCTagcttttgaaagttaaaagtgAAGTCGTTCAATAGTAAATGGATTATATGCCATCTCTTACCCAAAAATGTGGGTTTAAACCTAGAATTTGAGTGAAATTGTAGTTTAAGTAAGGACCAAGTGCGTCCTTTTGGCAGTGTGTTCTAGGGCATTGGATGACTAGTCACTGTGACTGTTCAAGAACTTACTTCTATCTGGATCGAGTGATACTAGTTCATGGGTAAAAGACAGGGGTTAGTGATAGCAAATGAGAGAGCTCATATTAAAATGTAAGAAATAAGGAAATTCATAAGGATCTGACGTGATAGGATCCTAGAGCTGGAAACTGATATGATAGAGGAACCTATGGAAGTAGAACCGGAAGAAGGAATTGGGTCTAGTGAGACTGTCCAAAATTAGATTGATGAAGTTTAAGTTGAATCTAAACTAAGGGATGAGCTATTAGCTATGTGGTTATAATAATTTGTGTATTATTGAATTATTTTCTTTCATGTTTATAAAGATTGAAGTTTGAGTCATGTATGAAAAAGTGGGACTACCCGTGAATTGTTTGGCTTTTAAAGTTGTATGAAGTTGGTGTGTAATGTAATTTATATTGTGTGTATGTAATTTGATGATCATGTGTTCATTTTGTTATAATGCTGTAATATTTATTAGTCCTTGGGATTAAATAATCACTAACTTGAGTGAAATTTGATAACCAAAGTGGTGTGTAGAAACTATGAGATTAAGGttggagaaaaaaagagaggagagaTTGAAAGTTGAGCTTATAACGATGTTATAATTGTTGCAAGGGCCAATGGTGTTTTCTAAGATAGATTTTTGACAAGGATACTATCAATGAAAAATTTAGAAGGAAGATCATGAAGAATCTAAGAATGGTGTTATCGACTTTAAGGAAGCGTCAATTGTGAGTGTGAATTTCGAATGGAAAAAATATCGTTTTTGGGGCATGATATTTCAATGAcaggaattgaagaataaataaattcctTAGTCATAGTCCTATGAGAGCATCATGGAATGGAAGAAATGACATAGGAACTGGAAGATAAAAATGCGGAAAGAATACTCGGAATTCTTACGATTAAAAGTAcgaaatttcaaggacgaaatttttttaaagggGGAAGAATGTGAGAACTTGAGAAAAATTATATGTATGCtatgaatttcttttattttaattactttgatattagaaatattatatataacgaataaatggttaaattaaatgcctaattgaattcatataaaaattgaaaacttagaAATATCCTAGAATGGTGTAAAACAATATTAGttatataaatcaaataaacatattatATGCATATTGTAATGATATGGTGTTAATTGtcagtaattttattgttaattttccctttgtttttgccaaatattgttttaattgttaatatctacttatatttggtatttggtctCAATTTCAGGGAGTGGAACTACAAAGTGCTAAAAATGAGAAACTATCTTGAGAAAATGGCTCCATAAGTGGGAGACTTCAAAATGCTCCATCCACCTGGCCCACAAGGAGAGAAACAAACggatttccttttccttttgggcTAATGAAGAGTTGCCTGGTACGGAGAAGTCCTACTAGCAACAGGAAACAAGAGTCAATTCGGTAGGGCCCACCTTTCGTACTTCATTTTCTCAATTCGGTGGGGGACCACGGAAGCATTAGTCATTGCTTAGAAACAAACGTACAGAGGCTAGAGTTTTCGTTTTGTGAGCAAtaatttagttttctttctttttcctttcatgCGTGCCTTGTGTTCGACAATAGTCCCGAATAGAAAAACGGCTTTGACTTCTTGATTATTAGCGAAGAAATATGATGTTTTTGAACTCAATTGAATTGTGTGgcgattttctcatgaggcttgGCTAAGCCTTTCATCTACTCAAGGATCAACTTGACGGCACAGTCccgaatatctgtgagatctaattagttttcacgcgttcattaatttgttaatatttgcacgttgtctacttgaatttccatgggattattttttaattggatgtcaagggcccgatgttcaatgtgacttattaatctcctgccaaattagtcaattaaatccgtaattgtttgattgattaatattagtggcaactggcatgTTTACACACTAGGGAaacgtgcaatctaatttaaataaccctcgtagcgtgttattgattggggttaggtttttctagtttttaatgcaattgaaaaattaatttctaCGGTCGTACTTAGGAGTATTTTCTTGTTAAGGGTAATCAATgatcgtaccttggttatcaataaattaaagaaaatttggTCTTTAGAGCGTGtcggcgactataactaacctgttaataaaattaagtgaaccttccTTGCATCAATGACCGGATGAGCGGACCGCATCTGAGTAGTTATATCCTTGGTTAGAATTTATCTATTCTAGATTTAATTCCTGTCTACATACATGCTAGttaattattcatttttagttgaattgtttaattatttttagctTTACTCCGATAAAACCCCCCATTGTCAATTGGAACttcaaagagacaaatatccccagtccctgaggagacgaccctacttgccactatCTACTTGTTAGTATAGTTTGTCAGCTAATTAATTATGGTATATCGAATTAAGTAAACTCTTCCTTCGGGAAtatggtgaatcaagtaacccattgcacacctagagtccctgttTCAGTAcctagaattgattattgactgctttagtggtaattaggtttttattattattattgcacagattCGACACCTGTTAATTTTTGGCACCGTTGCCAAGAACTGGCACtagttatttgtttctttttaaattcatttttgttctaattttttggtatttttcgAGTGTATGCCtcgttcttctcgtacaggtgaattaattttcgaccccgaggtagagaagaccgcgcgtagaacaaaaaaaaagagaccagACAACTTAGAGAAGAGCACTCTAGTGTAGCATCCCAGAGACGTAAGCCAGAAGTTGAACCAACAGATTCACTGAGTGATTCTTCGAGTGATTTAGAGCGAGAAGAAGTCACTATGGCGAATGCACgaacactaagggagttggctgctcctaaTTTAAATCAGCAGCCTTTATGCATTACTTTCCCAAATTTGAATGATAACACTCCctttgaactaaaatctggtcTAATTCATCGTTTGTCATCATTCCATGATCTATTAGGTGAAGAGCCCTACAAGCACTTGCAAGAGTTCGACGTCGTTTGCAATAGTATGAAACTCCCGGGAATCACAgaagagcagataaaaatgagggccTTCCCCTTCTTTTTGAAGAACTCCATAAAAGACTGGTTGTACTACCTACCACCAGGTAGTATCACCACATGGGACCAGCTGAAGAAAAAATTCTTAGACAAATATTTTCCTGCGTCTCGGGCCGCCAGCTTAAGGGAAGAAATATGCGGCATCAAGCAACACCCAAGCGAGTCTCTCTATGAGTATTGGAAGAGGTTAAAGAAGCTGTGCATCAAATGCCCTCAGCATCAGATAAGTGAGTAACTGCTCATCCAATATTTCTATGAGGGCCTACTTTTCAGGGGCAGAAGCATAatcgatgctgcaagtggaAGGGCATTGGTGAACAAGACTCTTCGAGAAGCATGGGAGTTGATTGAAGGGATGGTTGAGAATTCACAGCAGTTTGGGTCAAGAGAGGACATCCCAACACGTAAGATGAATGGGGTAGAAACATCCTCTATCCAACAGCAACTCTCCCAATAGCAAAAGCAACTTCAGCTAGCGTTTGTAGTCCAACGGTTAGGATAATTGCCTTCCAAGCAATAGACCCGGGTTCGACTCCCGGCAGACGCACCAAAAAATTGATAGATgtcgaacctgtacaataataataataaaaacctaattaccactaaagcagtcaataatcaactctaagtactggagcagggactctaggtgtgcaatggattACTTAATTCACCATGTTCCCGAAGAATTTGCTTAATcggatataccagaattaattagcTGACAAACTATACTAAcaagtagacagtggcaagcagggtcgtctcctcagggactgggggTATTTGTCTCTTTGAAGTTCcaattgataatgaggggttttTATTGGAGTAAAGCTAAAAATAATtaagcaattcaactaaaaatgaataattaaCTAGCACGTATGTAGACAAGAATTAAATCTAGAATagataaattctagccaaggatacaactaatCAGACACAATCCACTCATCCGGTCATTGATGCAAtaaaggttcacttaattttattaacatgttagttatagtcgccgaCAAGCtctgatgaccaatttttccttaatttattgataaccaagatACGATCATTGATTACCCTAACcagaaaatactcctaggtacgaccgtaggaattaattttccaattgcattAAGAACTAGAAAAACCTAATCTCAATCAAttacacgctacgagggttatttaaattagattgcaagTTTCCTTAGTGTGTAAACAcgccagttgccactaatattaatcaatcaaacaactccggatttaattgactaatttggcaggagattaataagtcacattgaacatcgggcccttgaaatccaattaacaaaataatcccatggaaattcaagtagacaacgtgcaaatattaacaaattaaggaacGCGTGAAAagtaattagatctcacagatattcggGACTGCGCCATCGAGTTGATCTTTGACTAGATGAAAggcttagccacgcctcataagaAAATCGCCACGCAATTCAATTGAGTTCAAAAACATCATATTTCTTCGCTAATAATCAAGAAGTCAAAGCCGTTTTTCTATTCGGGACTATTGTCGAACACAAGGCACgcatgaaagaaaaaagaaagaaaactaaactaTTGCTCACAAAACAAAAACTCTAGCCTCTGTACGTTTGTT of Coffea arabica cultivar ET-39 chromosome 5c, Coffea Arabica ET-39 HiFi, whole genome shotgun sequence contains these proteins:
- the LOC140007632 gene encoding uncharacterized protein → MLYPDLKIQRPLASKKQDGHTRFQPTSSPGLGTIGKQDDHSGKEVDPIIVPATTEEDVGVVDKEGPSKTPKVTTPFVEDANICTGIFTEPATCSCSDTQAVVSQHDLDGLEDTITVAPTVDPSNRQIDNLELMAGKENQQARSARQLEQNTLVIDISHCGVLKDLLAKQSSAVADIFNLDPIIQQVSEKLQHEEGLQVVTHGKPKCRVNS